The Cloacibacterium sp. TD35 region AAAAAAGATAAACTCATCAAAATCAACAATCCCGTAGATTTTAGTTTCATAGAAGAAAAATTAGAAAATTCTACGAAACCTGAAAGCTATCGAGAAGGATTCAAAAATATTGTCGCCATTGGAAATTTATCTTCAAGAAAGGGTTTTGATAACTTATTAAAAGTATTCAATAATCTGAAAGATAAAAACATTTTATTGCATATTTTAGGAGACGGAAGAGACAAGGAATTGCTTCTTCAAATGAAACAAGATTTAGGTCTGGAAAACGTAATTTTTCATGGAATACAAAAAAATCCTTATCCGTTCCTTAAGTTTTCAGATTTATTTGTTTTGAGCTCCAGATATGAAGGTTTCCCAAATGTCTTATTAGAAGCAGGAGCTTGCGGAACGTATGCTTTAGCCAACAATTGCAAAGGCGGAATTAATGAAATTATTCAACCAAAAGTCAACGGAGAAATTTCTGATATAGAAAATCAAGAAGTATTTGCTACTAAAATTGTAGAAATTCTAGAACAAAATCACGATTCATTAGCGATTAAAAATTCAATACAATCTAGATTTTCAAAAGAGATTATTTTAGAGAAATATTTTGAAGTTTTTGAAGAGATTTAAACGATAGTTTTTAAGTCATTGATTATTATTTAAAATCTATAGATTCTGTGCTTTCTGTGGGAAATATTTTTTGTAATTTAGCGAAAATTAAAATTTAATAAAAAATAATATAAAATGTCACAATTTGATGTTACTGTAATTGGTTCTGGACCTGGTGGTTACGTAGCTGCATTAAGATGCGCACAATTAGGTTTCAAAACTGCTCTTATCGAGAAATATTCTAGTCTAGGTGGAACTTGCTTAAATGTAGGTTGTATTCCGTCAAAAGCGCTTTTAGACAGCTCAGAACATTTCGAAAATGCAAAGCATAATTTTGCAAATCACGGAATTATTATCAACGAACCTCAAGCTGACTTGGCAAGAATGGTGGCTCGTAAAAACGAAGTAGTAGACCAAACTACCAAAGGAATTAATTTCCTGATGGACAAGAATAAAGTAACTGTTTTTGAAGGTTTGGGTAGTTTCGAATCTGCTACTCAAGTAAAAGTAACGAAAATTGATGGTTCTTCTGAAGTTTTAGAAACCAAATATGCAATTGTTGCTACAGGTTCTAAACCATCTACTTTGCCTTTCATTACCCTAGATAAAGAAAGAATTATCACTTCTACTGAAGCGTTGAATTTAAAAGAAATTCCAAAACATTTGGTAGTAATCGGTGGTGGTGTAATTGGTCTAGAATTAGGTTCTGTTTATTTGAGATTAGGTTCTCAGGTAACCGTTGTAGAATATATGGACAAAATTATCCCTACAATGGATGGTGCTTTGTCTAAAGAATTACAAAAAGTTCTTAAAAAACAAGGCATGAAATTCATGCTTTCGACTGGAGTTCAATCTGTAGAAAGAAATGGAGATTCTGTAAAAATAACTGCTAAAGACAAAAAAGGAGAAGAAGTAACCGTAGAAGGAGATTACGTTTTGGTTTCTGTAGGTAGAAAACCATTCACTGAAGGTCTTGGTCTAGAAAAAGCAGGAGTTGAATTAGACGAAAGAGGAAGAGTAAAAGTAAACGATCACTTACAAACCAATGTTGCAAATATTTATGCAATTGGAGACGTAGTAAAAGGAGCTATGTTGGCTCACAAAGCTGAAGAAGAAGGCGTTTTCGTAGCTGAAACTTTAGCAGGTCAAAAACCTCATATCAATTATAACTTAATTCCAGGTGTAGTTTACACTTGGCCAGAAGTAGCAGGAGTTGGTAAAACAGAAGAGCAATTAAAAGAAGAAGGAGCAGCTTATAAAGTAGGTTCTTTTCCAATGAGAGCACTTGGAAGAAGCCGTGCTTCTGGAGATATTGACGGATTAATTAAAATTTTGGCTGAAGAAAAAACAGACGAAGTTTTAGGTGTTCACATGATCGGTGCAAGAGCTGCAGATTTAATTGCAGAAGCCGTAACTGCTATGGAATTCCGTGCGAGTGCAGAAGATATTTCTAGAATGTCTCATGCGCATCCTACTTATGCAGAAGCGATTAAAGAAGCTGCATTAGACGCTACAGGAAAACGTGCGATTCACATGTAATTTTTGATTGTAAAATTTAAAATTAAATATATAAAGATTAAAGAGAAGTTTCGGCTTCTCTTTTTTTGTGTTTCGTCTTGAAAAAAAGGTTAATTTTATAATTCTAACCAACTAAATATTTCGAAAATGATTACAAAACCTATATTTCCATGTCTTTGGTACGATGGAAAAGCCAGAGAAGCTGCAGATTTTTATTGCCAAATTTTCCCTAATTCTAAAGTCCTTTCGGATAATGGAATGGTCGTAAAATTTGAACTGAACGGAAGAGAATTCATGGGATTAAATGGCGGGCCAAATTTCAAATTTGATGAAGCCGTTTCTTTTTGTATAGAATGCGAAACACAAGAAGAAATAGATTACTACTGGGAAAATCTGCTAAAAAACGGTGGTAAAGAAAATGTTTGCGGTTGGCTTTCAGACCAATTCGGAATGTGTTGGCAAGTCTATCCTAAAGTTTTGATGGAATTGATGAATGACACCGAAAAAGCACCAAAAGCAGTTGAAGCATTTCAGAAAATGGTAAAATTTGATATACAAGCTTTACTTGATGCTGTGAAATAAAACCTTACCTTTGCAAAACTTACCAATTATCAATTATAAAAATGCAGTTAGGAAAAACTCAAACTTTAAAAATCGCAGAAAAAAATACCTCTGGACTTTTCTTAGAATCTCAAACCGGTGAAAGAGCTTTTTTACCTAAAATTTTTACAGACGAAAATGTAGAAATAGGTGATGAAATATCAGTTTTCGTGTATCAAGATGATTCTGCGTTGAAAGCTACTACAGAAATTCCGCTTTGCGAAGTAGGAGAGTTTGCAGTGATGACTTGTGTGCAATCTTTGCCAAGTGGCGCTTTTATGGATTGGGGAATTATCAAAGATTTGTTTATTCCATACAAGCAACAAAAAGGTAAAATCCTCGAAGGAAAACGTTATTTAGTGTACGTTTATGTTGATGATGTTTCTGACAGAATTACGGGTACAACTAAGTTTAAG contains the following coding sequences:
- a CDS encoding glycosyltransferase, which translates into the protein MKKSILFILPDLNAGGAERIVTTIVNHLPREKFSPSILLLRKEGLYLDFLQNDVEIIDIKTPRIRHALKPILQQIRKRKPDIVFSGFGEVNAYLSLFIKLFPKTKFIARETNVVSQHVTRKEIRFFYKFYNNYNKIICQSDDMMNDLVENFNIKKDKLIKINNPVDFSFIEEKLENSTKPESYREGFKNIVAIGNLSSRKGFDNLLKVFNNLKDKNILLHILGDGRDKELLLQMKQDLGLENVIFHGIQKNPYPFLKFSDLFVLSSRYEGFPNVLLEAGACGTYALANNCKGGINEIIQPKVNGEISDIENQEVFATKIVEILEQNHDSLAIKNSIQSRFSKEIILEKYFEVFEEI
- the lpdA gene encoding dihydrolipoyl dehydrogenase, translating into MSQFDVTVIGSGPGGYVAALRCAQLGFKTALIEKYSSLGGTCLNVGCIPSKALLDSSEHFENAKHNFANHGIIINEPQADLARMVARKNEVVDQTTKGINFLMDKNKVTVFEGLGSFESATQVKVTKIDGSSEVLETKYAIVATGSKPSTLPFITLDKERIITSTEALNLKEIPKHLVVIGGGVIGLELGSVYLRLGSQVTVVEYMDKIIPTMDGALSKELQKVLKKQGMKFMLSTGVQSVERNGDSVKITAKDKKGEEVTVEGDYVLVSVGRKPFTEGLGLEKAGVELDERGRVKVNDHLQTNVANIYAIGDVVKGAMLAHKAEEEGVFVAETLAGQKPHINYNLIPGVVYTWPEVAGVGKTEEQLKEEGAAYKVGSFPMRALGRSRASGDIDGLIKILAEEKTDEVLGVHMIGARAADLIAEAVTAMEFRASAEDISRMSHAHPTYAEAIKEAALDATGKRAIHM
- a CDS encoding VOC family protein codes for the protein MITKPIFPCLWYDGKAREAADFYCQIFPNSKVLSDNGMVVKFELNGREFMGLNGGPNFKFDEAVSFCIECETQEEIDYYWENLLKNGGKENVCGWLSDQFGMCWQVYPKVLMELMNDTEKAPKAVEAFQKMVKFDIQALLDAVK